The following are from one region of the Paenibacillus sabinae T27 genome:
- a CDS encoding helix-turn-helix transcriptional regulator, producing MAKESFDKEIQFLRMLVLTSGAFSRQQFAERLGISVHTFDKTIRRLKDVISSMHQHLPQEQSAELSETIRFSYYDSTDPLLLFLFRAKSVKESESQRISLLLAAMNEQALTTMELLDMCCDSLPSGLPLPDEKTIRSDLKYLEEVGVILKEPGPRPYRYRIQDDLVRSLSEEELIDLYDFVDVMANTQVPSVQGYLLRDGLKKHLLRGEFEQHAIEPFLYKYHYYSRILDEAHLFTLLHAIRHRRRVRFLYFSPKSEKSYASKNTNPLFERDTAGKAQKTLPLKIVYDHQYGRWYLLSHGREGIRKYRMEGITQIEEDESVDEAWYEEKKNELEEKLRYSWLIDTGKPVTVRVRFYNPGDSEPNFVKERVLLQGQWGQIVLEDEYSFIYEITVNGTTEIKPWLRSFGSSCEVLEPIRFRREMIAEWKEIKSYYESV from the coding sequence TTGGCTAAAGAGAGCTTTGATAAAGAGATCCAATTCTTACGCATGCTTGTGCTGACAAGCGGCGCATTTAGCAGACAGCAATTCGCAGAACGACTGGGCATTTCCGTACATACCTTTGATAAAACAATCCGGCGGCTCAAGGACGTGATTAGCTCCATGCACCAGCATTTACCGCAGGAACAGAGCGCCGAATTATCCGAGACGATTCGCTTCAGCTATTACGACTCTACCGATCCACTGCTGCTGTTTCTGTTTCGTGCCAAATCCGTAAAAGAATCCGAAAGTCAAAGAATCTCGCTGCTTTTGGCCGCGATGAATGAGCAGGCTTTGACTACGATGGAACTCTTGGATATGTGCTGTGACAGTCTGCCATCAGGCCTTCCGCTGCCTGACGAGAAGACCATTCGGTCGGATCTCAAATACCTGGAAGAGGTTGGCGTCATCCTTAAAGAGCCGGGGCCTCGCCCCTACCGGTATCGCATTCAAGATGACCTGGTCCGGAGCTTGTCGGAAGAGGAGCTTATCGATTTGTATGATTTTGTGGATGTGATGGCGAACACGCAGGTGCCTTCCGTTCAGGGCTATCTGCTGCGCGATGGGCTGAAGAAACATCTTCTGCGGGGGGAATTTGAGCAGCACGCGATCGAGCCATTTTTATATAAGTATCACTATTACTCCCGGATTTTGGATGAAGCGCATCTGTTCACACTCCTTCATGCCATCCGTCACCGCCGCAGAGTCCGGTTTCTCTATTTCTCGCCAAAGTCTGAAAAAAGCTACGCCTCCAAAAACACCAATCCCTTATTTGAACGGGATACGGCAGGTAAAGCCCAGAAGACGCTTCCGCTAAAGATTGTGTACGATCATCAATATGGAAGATGGTATCTGCTGTCCCACGGCAGAGAGGGAATCCGGAAATACCGGATGGAAGGAATCACTCAAATTGAAGAGGATGAATCTGTGGACGAGGCTTGGTATGAGGAGAAGAAGAACGAGCTGGAAGAAAAGCTGCGGTACAGCTGGCTGATCGATACAGGCAAGCCGGTGACGGTTAGGGTGAGATTTTACAATCCCGGCGATTCTGAGCCTAACTTCGTAAAAGAAAGGGTTCTGCTGCAGGGGCAGTGGGGCCAGATTGTGCTTGAGGACGAATATTCTTTTATTTATGAAATTACGGTAAACGGGACGACCGAGATCAAACCGTGGCTGCGAAGCTTCGGGTCCAGCTGCGAGGTTCTAGAGCCCATTCGATTCCGCAGGGAAATGATCGCCGAATGGAAGGAGATTAAGTCTTACTATGAATCTGTTTGA
- a CDS encoding nucleotidyltransferase domain-containing protein, whose protein sequence is MSSYHQHILTVLERIEREENVRILYACESGSRAWGFPSKDSDYDVRFIYVRPVDWYLSIFEKRDVIERPISDMLDINGWDLRKALNLFRKSNPPLLEWLQSPIVYRENHGITEQIRGIASLTFSPKSCIHHYLHMAKGNYRDYLQGDQVKIKKYFYVLRPILACEWIERYSTMPPIEFDRLVDGLVPGESELKAVILDLLARKRAGDEIDFEPRINPINDYLEEKIAYYERTASGMRPGDGNQDQRLDDLFRSVLKEVWEKGDE, encoded by the coding sequence ATGAGCAGTTACCATCAACATATCTTGACTGTGCTTGAGCGCATCGAGCGTGAAGAGAACGTTCGGATCCTGTATGCTTGCGAATCAGGTAGCCGCGCGTGGGGGTTCCCTTCAAAGGACAGCGACTACGACGTAAGATTTATCTATGTGCGGCCGGTAGATTGGTACTTATCAATCTTTGAGAAGCGGGATGTCATCGAACGGCCGATAAGTGACATGCTGGACATCAATGGCTGGGATCTGCGTAAAGCCTTAAACCTGTTCCGGAAGTCGAATCCGCCTCTGCTGGAGTGGCTCCAATCTCCGATTGTATACAGGGAGAACCACGGGATAACCGAGCAAATCCGGGGGATCGCATCCTTAACCTTTTCTCCAAAATCATGTATCCATCACTATCTGCATATGGCCAAGGGAAATTACCGCGACTACCTCCAGGGGGATCAGGTCAAGATCAAAAAGTACTTCTATGTTCTCCGCCCGATATTGGCATGTGAATGGATCGAGAGGTACAGCACCATGCCGCCTATAGAGTTTGATCGGCTTGTTGACGGTTTAGTACCTGGGGAAAGCGAGCTTAAGGCTGTGATTCTCGATTTGCTGGCCCGTAAAAGAGCGGGAGACGAGATAGATTTTGAACCAAGAATCAACCCGATCAATGATTATTTGGAAGAGAAAATAGCGTATTACGAGCGGACGGCTTCGGGAATGCGGCCCGGTGACGGTAACCAGGATCAGCGGCTTGACGATTTGTTCCGGTCGGTGCTGAAAGAAGTATGGGAAAAAGGGGATGAGTAA
- a CDS encoding WYL domain-containing protein, translated as MNLFEKIFNHQIISRLEDSGTFMVTSHERTWLKTMLEHHPAAAEAFTLDTLNKLRTILEPDPLMDTSSHLIEKARSMEKQVYHPLLRTLRQHILNKSGVRLTYAIKSGRVNSEQSGVPYKLEYSMVKREWYLLWYHFRHRTFMITRLKKIHSVRAEPIEPSMADGIFRKIGRMLDSRKSEAVIEIVRDYNEELSRILYAFSSFEKDVEYDSDNDTYTVRVCLLGDEFEYLLSKIRFLGKRVRVVEGDYLKRRMLEASTKALERYGVISEGEELSS; from the coding sequence ATGAATCTGTTTGAGAAAATCTTTAATCACCAGATCATCTCCCGGCTGGAGGATTCCGGTACCTTTATGGTCACCTCACACGAGCGGACATGGCTGAAGACCATGCTGGAGCATCATCCGGCCGCGGCCGAGGCTTTCACCTTGGACACCTTGAACAAGCTGCGTACGATTCTCGAACCTGACCCTTTGATGGACACCTCCAGCCACCTGATTGAAAAAGCCCGCAGCATGGAGAAACAGGTCTATCACCCGCTCCTGCGTACGCTGCGCCAGCACATTTTAAATAAGTCCGGGGTCCGTTTAACCTACGCAATTAAGAGCGGGCGTGTGAACAGCGAACAATCGGGTGTTCCTTACAAACTTGAATATTCCATGGTCAAAAGAGAATGGTACCTGCTCTGGTATCATTTCCGGCATCGCACCTTCATGATCACCAGGCTAAAGAAAATCCATTCTGTCAGGGCCGAGCCTATTGAGCCCTCGATGGCCGACGGTATCTTCCGAAAGATCGGAAGGATGCTGGATTCCCGCAAATCCGAAGCGGTTATCGAAATCGTCCGCGATTATAACGAAGAGCTGTCCCGAATCCTGTATGCCTTCTCCAGCTTCGAAAAAGATGTGGAGTATGATTCGGATAATGATACTTACACAGTCAGAGTCTGCTTGCTTGGGGATGAATTCGAGTATCTGCTCTCCAAAATCCGTTTCCTGGGGAAGCGGGTTCGGGTAGTCGAAGGCGATTATTTAAAAAGACGCATGCTGGAAGCTTCGACGAAGGCTTTGGAGCGATACGGGGTGATTTCGGAGGGTGAGGAGTTATCCTCGTAA
- a CDS encoding TIGR02710 family CRISPR-associated CARF protein, with protein sequence MKTFKESFVQATAQWKLLNRGTEEERRQADAFYKDHILPEVMMHFREKYAHSESCENLILTLGTSYEPLVLSILALRPERVLIMHSTRTRPLLDDVIELTGLKPSRYISRMVNSENPLKLYQVVKEVYEEWDRPGKIYVDFTSGTKSMTAGCAMAGSVINAKFVYIASHYLADLRKPEPGSETLSYIENPYEVFGDIERDRAVTLFNGMDYASAAEIFDELRRKVPGLHEFEALGLLSKAYDNWDSLNLAGAYDYMSKCCEILSLLSLTGSATLLAPHKSRLEQQLRLIGKLKDIHEGQGHRQKDGIFHDISIVMANIYCNAMRKEKQHKYEMSSLLLYRLLEMVAQKRLWNLKIDTEDAEYAETGFEPQALLDRVNALRTRVKGFHPIEKLDKQISLIAGFILLAALEDDIIRTKKPDAVIGRIESLKNKVDLRNKSIFAHGFTFIDADKYSQFKAAVDEYVDRFFHLEELDRDEAFGPMNFITLSAD encoded by the coding sequence ATGAAAACATTCAAAGAATCATTCGTGCAGGCGACGGCGCAGTGGAAGTTGCTTAATCGGGGGACGGAAGAAGAGCGCCGGCAGGCCGACGCCTTTTACAAAGACCATATTCTGCCCGAGGTGATGATGCATTTCAGGGAGAAATACGCACATTCCGAAAGCTGCGAGAATCTTATCCTGACGCTGGGCACCTCTTACGAACCGCTTGTATTATCCATTCTGGCGCTGAGGCCCGAACGCGTGCTGATCATGCATTCGACGAGGACGCGACCGCTGCTTGACGACGTGATCGAGCTGACCGGGTTAAAGCCGAGCCGGTACATCTCCCGCATGGTCAACTCGGAGAATCCGCTCAAACTCTATCAGGTCGTAAAGGAAGTCTACGAGGAATGGGACCGTCCCGGCAAAATTTACGTGGATTTCACCAGTGGCACCAAATCGATGACCGCAGGCTGCGCCATGGCCGGGTCCGTCATCAACGCGAAGTTCGTCTATATCGCCAGCCATTATTTGGCCGACCTGCGGAAGCCGGAGCCGGGCAGCGAGACGCTCTCCTACATCGAGAATCCGTACGAGGTGTTCGGCGATATCGAACGCGATCGGGCCGTCACCTTGTTCAACGGCATGGACTACGCCTCGGCTGCGGAGATCTTCGACGAACTCCGCCGGAAGGTGCCGGGGCTGCACGAGTTCGAAGCGCTCGGCCTGTTGTCCAAGGCGTACGACAACTGGGATTCGTTGAATCTGGCAGGCGCATACGATTATATGAGCAAATGCTGCGAAATCTTGTCGCTCTTGAGTCTGACCGGGAGCGCGACGCTCCTGGCCCCGCACAAATCCCGCCTCGAACAGCAGCTCCGGCTGATCGGCAAGCTGAAGGATATTCACGAGGGACAAGGCCATCGACAAAAAGACGGGATATTTCACGACATCAGCATCGTGATGGCGAATATCTACTGCAACGCGATGCGGAAGGAGAAGCAGCACAAATACGAGATGTCTTCGCTGCTGCTCTATCGGCTGCTGGAGATGGTCGCGCAGAAGCGGCTGTGGAACCTGAAGATTGATACGGAGGATGCCGAATATGCCGAGACCGGATTCGAACCGCAAGCCTTGCTGGACCGGGTCAACGCGCTGCGCACGAGAGTCAAAGGCTTTCATCCGATCGAGAAGTTGGATAAGCAGATCAGCCTGATCGCGGGCTTCATCCTGCTCGCTGCCTTGGAAGACGACATTATTCGAACCAAAAAACCGGATGCGGTCATCGGAAGAATCGAAAGCTTGAAGAACAAGGTGGACCTGCGGAACAAGAGTATATTCGCACATGGCTTTACGTTCATCGATGCGGACAAATACAGTCAGTTCAAAGCGGCTGTAGATGAATACGTCGACCGATTTTTCCATTTGGAGGAGCTAGATCGGGACGAAGCTTTTGGACCGATGAACTTCATTACACTGTCAGCCGATTAA
- a CDS encoding slipin family protein produces MFKKVTIQADQRGLLFHKGSYVKKLNPGTYHYLLWAQTTVVVMNIAKPFVIEGKDLQLFLQDEDLVRELDIVRVQDHEYVLHYEDSQFVQLLKPGVYAYWSILKKHTFLHTDIRQPELPAEVDRSILPKLTAHVQPYEIASYESGFLFYDHVLQRELSPGKYYFWRGPVSVMVKTIDLRQQQMDLIGQEIMTEDKVTLRLNFVCQYKIVQPLRALEMKSFDEQIHIQLQLMLREYVGTLKLDDLLKRKEDVASFILSRLREKGEEFGVQFLGAGVKDVILPGEMKDILNTVLLAEKKAQANLITRREETASTRSLLNTAKLMDENQTLFRLKELEFLEKICEKIGSISLTGGGDLLERLSSLIGEKKAAGK; encoded by the coding sequence ATGTTTAAAAAAGTAACGATACAAGCTGACCAGCGCGGTTTGCTCTTTCATAAAGGAAGTTATGTGAAAAAGCTCAATCCGGGGACCTATCACTATTTATTGTGGGCACAAACCACAGTTGTGGTGATGAATATCGCGAAACCGTTCGTTATAGAGGGGAAAGATTTGCAGTTGTTCCTTCAGGATGAAGACCTCGTGCGAGAGCTCGATATTGTACGAGTACAAGACCACGAATACGTCCTGCATTACGAGGACAGTCAATTCGTACAACTGCTTAAGCCTGGTGTCTACGCCTATTGGAGCATACTCAAGAAACATACTTTTTTACATACGGATATCAGACAACCTGAATTGCCTGCCGAGGTAGACCGGTCGATCTTACCGAAGCTTACAGCCCATGTGCAGCCGTACGAAATCGCGAGTTATGAATCCGGATTTTTGTTTTATGATCACGTCTTACAACGAGAGCTTTCTCCTGGCAAGTACTACTTCTGGCGAGGTCCCGTTTCGGTTATGGTCAAGACGATTGATCTAAGACAACAACAAATGGATCTCATCGGCCAGGAAATCATGACGGAAGACAAAGTTACGCTGCGGTTGAATTTCGTTTGCCAATACAAGATCGTACAGCCATTACGTGCTTTGGAAATGAAATCGTTCGATGAGCAAATTCATATCCAGCTTCAACTGATGCTTCGGGAATATGTCGGAACTCTTAAATTAGACGATCTTTTGAAACGGAAAGAGGACGTTGCGTCGTTTATCCTGTCCCGTTTACGTGAGAAGGGTGAAGAGTTCGGAGTACAATTCCTTGGTGCGGGGGTTAAGGATGTTATTTTACCGGGTGAAATGAAAGATATCCTAAACACCGTCCTGCTGGCGGAGAAGAAGGCACAGGCGAATCTAATCACTCGTCGCGAAGAAACGGCATCGACCCGAAGTCTGCTTAACACCGCGAAGCTGATGGACGAGAATCAGACGTTATTCCGGCTGAAAGAGCTAGAGTTCCTGGAGAAAATTTGCGAGAAAATCGGGTCCATCTCTTTAACGGGCGGCGGAGACCTGTTGGAACGGTTGAGTTCACTTATTGGTGAGAAAAAGGCGGCAGGCAAATAA
- a CDS encoding ADP-ribosylglycohydrolase family protein, whose product MKDDRLYDRIKGGLYGGAIGDALGGTTEFMTPQEIRAKYGYLKEIIGGGVWQLEPGEVTDDTMMTLGVAEGILENPAAPMELIGRKFMEWYETKPKDIGNIIRRVFEHYKGDWFEAAARTDQELGRSGGNGSLMRCLPAALAYSNLSEMERVTKMQSDMTHYDKRCSEACLIYNRIAARLLRGEEIRSAIRSEVSGTEYEAYIEEKPDCEPSGYVVHTFRWALHLLLDSSDFNEVVQQAANLGGDSDTIGAIAGGLAGIYSGYQAIPSAYSEVLLIKDHLDDVSMRLYRLRLGE is encoded by the coding sequence ATGAAAGATGACCGATTATACGATCGAATCAAAGGCGGATTGTATGGGGGTGCCATTGGAGACGCTTTGGGCGGGACGACGGAATTTATGACACCTCAGGAAATCCGGGCGAAATATGGCTACCTGAAAGAAATCATCGGCGGCGGAGTATGGCAACTAGAGCCTGGGGAAGTAACGGATGATACGATGATGACCCTTGGTGTAGCGGAAGGCATTCTGGAGAACCCGGCTGCTCCGATGGAGCTGATCGGACGGAAGTTTATGGAGTGGTATGAGACGAAGCCCAAAGACATCGGCAATATTATTCGCCGCGTATTTGAGCATTACAAGGGGGACTGGTTTGAAGCGGCTGCCCGAACGGATCAAGAGCTGGGCCGGAGCGGGGGGAACGGGTCCTTAATGAGATGTCTTCCCGCCGCATTAGCTTACTCCAATCTGTCCGAGATGGAGCGGGTGACCAAGATGCAGTCTGATATGACCCATTACGACAAGAGATGCAGTGAAGCTTGCCTGATCTATAATCGAATTGCCGCCCGGCTTCTTCGGGGTGAGGAAATCCGGAGCGCAATCCGAAGTGAGGTCTCGGGGACGGAATATGAAGCTTACATCGAGGAGAAGCCGGATTGCGAACCGAGCGGCTATGTCGTACATACCTTCAGGTGGGCACTGCACCTTCTCCTCGACTCTTCGGATTTTAACGAGGTCGTGCAGCAGGCCGCCAATTTAGGCGGAGATTCCGACACCATAGGCGCGATTGCCGGAGGCCTTGCGGGTATTTATTCCGGTTATCAGGCGATTCCCTCGGCCTATTCGGAGGTTCTTTTGATCAAAGACCACCTGGATGATGTCTCGATGCGGCTGTATCGTCTGCGGCTCGGCGAGTAA
- a CDS encoding DUF2357 domain-containing protein: MDTTRKTGYASADELYRAIHERSDPLAALLIDVRDWYFRIAEFDKRTGLPLPAGLREVCGRIQVMKYGGGDGLYYDRLSRIVEHAYDAAVELFRQLGSHIRRDHAMLPIHAAKEVDQAGIAWLSRKPGRNIREKLASHPYVMAVKREMSFDQSENRLFKAFCYRLEELLYTKQKALRGLDEKSGDLLARIQRWLRSPECKEIGDWYNTPPNNTLLQHKHYRPIWDAWLWLQSLDAGIGRDEQALEQDYATLLFWTIAAKLQSSPQVRIPQQPCTFDYDEYRVEAGWGIRGRVVREATASVQRVAWVKGEGQSRYGLFLMSTGDALFIHTNYMIERHRFDEIQAGTRLNYQLEESAKGKSAKQVQFESESSIELFMEGSAQIVACIDEKRHIITISLTPSAIEVSVNGKTRVCESSRSAEVFANTLLQLLQLPMGGRPTSEHTPASVSESAAASLDLCSIQPEYRIGDRRGTVPAALIRQFWETAGEGVVELSAGAGNAVALLQPGVHTVSIHTLLSTRRELPAAVLSRSAMAFADELKNSLGTDALTYLVPDSRDDFELEHIRKGMNFYFKQAQPLPRSIASVFAWQASESFRNVRLREGDFVFVLDGTGETVTVTPIEAVYDPRWEAVRPENGGLTWERHPSSESAHPLSSRNLAVTLLRQTGCTFAEDVGSLTGMDILVDEPSVGTFVNDNTEWYTAPYDKKDRIAKARSGVAWPWPEWQELRGKQQPGGRTYLLAVGGLFESMPAGVPGEFHWIRLPDSLLNGVGALTAWQQEAGDDLPLWKDHLPPLSIRVMRDGREAAFALVKDSAIIPARGMKIQIPIQETFTLPEGHHYYYFDLVMGDGNRMIEYVAFLRSPAFPLAGSVECELRMQYTYGDDDPYQLSFIPLRCDDAPFGAVKAEWREKSSIAVKTESVAPRFPRRLAWDELASYPGKFGPVDLYDRIAKQFEHIGSHCEFYCSGRMDSGNRTRIHCRIAAPLEWRVDKFDKYYARLFTEAYGSIYLHEGEYEQRFDPYATELSFDLVPSRKGSGYNAKRITPGLSLTDDTVTRTKRGMRFLVLSLWDHGRSLMEPDAPDTFRVVVKQGVDRIVAFLEHAGPARNDVRSRLADEFFFVLCAMHKDAPRIVQQRLQEISANRRERKRLWRYIAYAIGDAQLDWQQQLLAHTLGELDEESIHILSLILWRDQQLVHRLDMPDLERVIQALAEKLERRAIGESVIGYDMALLSLELELLLALLRTRESAVTSVKALLTPESAHCRRFWGIVDDITQRIYDIKLVDGKKIADDDIRGILRSNIRTQVAKPESHYNTPDILYALRLYLTGNAEATNIEISSNTEEE, encoded by the coding sequence ATGGATACTACTAGGAAGACGGGTTATGCTTCCGCCGACGAACTGTACCGGGCGATACACGAACGTTCCGATCCGCTTGCGGCGCTTCTGATCGACGTAAGAGACTGGTATTTCCGTATTGCGGAATTCGATAAGCGAACAGGCCTGCCCTTGCCGGCGGGTCTGCGCGAGGTGTGCGGCCGCATCCAAGTGATGAAATACGGCGGCGGGGACGGTCTCTATTACGACCGCTTGTCCCGTATAGTCGAACACGCCTACGACGCGGCGGTCGAGCTGTTCCGGCAGCTCGGTTCCCATATTCGGCGAGACCACGCGATGCTGCCGATTCATGCGGCCAAGGAAGTTGACCAGGCCGGCATCGCCTGGCTCAGCCGGAAGCCGGGCCGCAACATTCGCGAGAAGCTGGCGAGTCATCCGTATGTCATGGCCGTTAAGCGGGAGATGAGCTTCGACCAGTCGGAGAACCGGCTGTTCAAGGCGTTCTGTTATCGGCTTGAGGAACTGTTATATACGAAGCAGAAGGCCTTGAGAGGGCTTGACGAGAAGTCCGGCGACCTGCTGGCCCGCATCCAGCGGTGGCTTCGCAGTCCCGAATGCAAGGAAATCGGAGACTGGTACAATACGCCGCCGAACAACACGCTTCTACAGCATAAGCATTACCGCCCGATCTGGGATGCCTGGTTATGGCTGCAGAGTCTCGATGCGGGGATCGGCAGGGACGAGCAGGCGCTCGAGCAAGATTATGCGACGCTCCTGTTCTGGACGATCGCAGCCAAGCTGCAGTCATCCCCTCAGGTCCGAATTCCGCAGCAGCCTTGTACCTTCGATTATGACGAATATAGGGTGGAGGCCGGGTGGGGGATCCGAGGGCGTGTCGTCCGGGAGGCGACCGCTTCAGTGCAGCGCGTCGCTTGGGTCAAGGGGGAAGGTCAATCCCGATACGGCCTGTTTCTGATGAGTACGGGGGACGCGTTGTTCATCCATACGAATTATATGATCGAACGGCACCGATTCGACGAGATCCAGGCCGGGACCCGGCTGAACTACCAACTGGAGGAATCGGCGAAGGGGAAATCGGCGAAGCAGGTTCAGTTCGAGAGCGAATCCTCCATCGAGCTGTTCATGGAAGGCAGCGCGCAGATCGTGGCCTGCATAGACGAGAAACGACACATCATCACGATTAGCCTAACGCCGTCGGCGATCGAGGTTAGCGTCAATGGGAAGACGCGTGTCTGTGAATCCAGCCGGTCGGCCGAAGTCTTCGCGAACACGCTGCTGCAGCTGTTGCAGCTGCCCATGGGAGGGAGGCCGACCAGCGAACATACGCCGGCGAGCGTCTCCGAATCGGCAGCCGCGAGCCTCGATCTGTGTTCGATTCAACCCGAATACCGGATCGGTGATCGGAGGGGAACCGTTCCGGCAGCACTCATTCGACAATTCTGGGAGACGGCCGGCGAAGGTGTCGTCGAACTAAGCGCAGGGGCCGGCAACGCCGTAGCTCTGCTGCAACCCGGCGTTCATACGGTATCCATCCATACGCTGCTTTCCACTCGGAGAGAGCTGCCGGCGGCTGTATTGAGCCGTTCCGCCATGGCATTCGCCGATGAGCTGAAGAACAGCCTGGGAACGGACGCGCTGACCTATTTGGTACCGGACTCGCGGGACGATTTCGAACTGGAACACATTCGCAAAGGCATGAACTTCTACTTCAAACAGGCGCAGCCGCTGCCGCGGAGCATCGCCTCCGTATTCGCGTGGCAGGCCTCGGAGTCATTCCGAAACGTGCGGCTCCGCGAAGGCGACTTCGTGTTCGTGTTGGACGGAACCGGAGAGACCGTGACCGTTACGCCAATTGAGGCGGTCTATGATCCTCGGTGGGAAGCGGTCCGGCCGGAGAACGGCGGCTTAACGTGGGAACGGCATCCGTCTTCGGAATCGGCACATCCGTTGTCCTCCCGCAATCTGGCCGTGACGCTCCTGCGGCAGACAGGGTGCACGTTCGCCGAAGACGTCGGATCACTGACGGGCATGGACATCCTCGTCGATGAACCGAGCGTCGGCACCTTCGTGAACGACAACACGGAATGGTATACGGCGCCGTACGATAAGAAAGACAGAATCGCCAAGGCGCGAAGCGGCGTCGCTTGGCCATGGCCGGAATGGCAGGAGCTTCGGGGGAAACAGCAGCCCGGCGGCAGGACGTATCTGCTGGCGGTCGGAGGCTTGTTCGAATCGATGCCGGCCGGCGTGCCGGGCGAGTTCCATTGGATCCGCCTGCCGGATTCGCTGCTGAACGGCGTAGGCGCGCTGACCGCTTGGCAGCAGGAAGCTGGCGACGACTTGCCGTTGTGGAAGGACCATCTGCCGCCGTTGTCCATCCGCGTCATGCGGGATGGGCGCGAAGCGGCCTTCGCGCTCGTAAAGGACAGCGCGATCATCCCTGCCAGGGGGATGAAGATTCAGATACCTATACAAGAAACGTTCACATTGCCGGAGGGACATCATTATTACTACTTCGACCTGGTCATGGGCGACGGGAATCGGATGATCGAGTATGTGGCGTTTCTGCGCTCCCCTGCATTCCCCTTGGCCGGAAGCGTCGAATGCGAATTGCGCATGCAGTATACCTATGGCGACGATGATCCTTATCAGTTGTCGTTCATTCCGCTTCGGTGCGACGATGCGCCGTTCGGCGCCGTGAAGGCGGAATGGCGGGAGAAGTCGTCTATCGCGGTGAAGACGGAGTCCGTGGCGCCCCGCTTCCCGCGCCGATTGGCTTGGGATGAATTGGCGAGTTACCCCGGTAAGTTCGGGCCGGTCGATCTCTATGACCGCATTGCCAAGCAATTCGAACATATCGGCAGCCATTGCGAGTTCTATTGTTCGGGCCGGATGGACAGCGGGAATCGAACGCGTATCCATTGTCGCATCGCTGCGCCCCTCGAATGGAGAGTCGACAAGTTCGACAAGTATTATGCCAGATTGTTCACGGAAGCGTACGGGTCAATCTATCTTCACGAGGGAGAGTATGAGCAGCGGTTCGATCCGTATGCGACGGAGCTATCGTTCGACCTGGTCCCGAGCCGCAAGGGCAGCGGCTATAATGCGAAGCGGATCACGCCGGGCCTCAGCCTGACGGATGACACGGTTACTCGCACGAAGCGGGGCATGCGCTTCCTCGTACTGAGCTTGTGGGATCACGGCCGATCCTTGATGGAACCGGACGCTCCCGATACGTTTCGCGTGGTCGTCAAGCAGGGCGTGGACCGTATCGTCGCGTTCCTGGAACACGCCGGACCGGCAAGGAACGATGTCAGAAGCAGACTCGCGGACGAATTCTTCTTCGTCCTATGCGCGATGCACAAGGATGCGCCGAGAATCGTTCAGCAGCGCTTGCAAGAGATTTCGGCGAATCGAAGAGAGCGGAAGCGGCTCTGGAGATACATCGCGTATGCCATTGGAGATGCGCAGCTGGATTGGCAGCAGCAGCTGCTGGCGCATACGCTCGGGGAGTTGGATGAGGAATCGATCCATATCCTCTCTCTGATCCTATGGCGGGACCAACAGCTTGTCCATCGGCTCGACATGCCCGATCTCGAGCGCGTGATCCAAGCCCTCGCTGAAAAGCTGGAGAGGAGGGCGATCGGCGAGTCGGTCATCGGATACGATATGGCACTGCTCTCGCTCGAATTGGAACTCTTGCTGGCCCTGCTTCGGACGAGGGAATCGGCCGTGACTTCCGTTAAGGCGCTGCTTACGCCCGAATCTGCGCATTGCCGGCGGTTCTGGGGCATTGTGGACGACATCACGCAGCGGATCTACGACATCAAGCTTGTAGACGGGAAGAAGATTGCTGACGACGACATTCGCGGTATTCTGAGATCGAATATCCGAACGCAAGTAGCAAAGCCGGAATCCCATTACAATACGCCGGATATTCTATACGCGCTGCGACTATATTTGACAGGAAACGCGGAAGCGACCAACATTGAAATTTCGTCCAACACGGAAGAAGAGTGA